aaaaaaaattctgaaaaaaacaacattcacttttcaaaaagaaaaaaaaactaaaaaggagaaaatgaaaaataaataaatgggacccactttttcttctttaatgGGAAGATATGTGATTAGTTTTCGTCAaccaaaaatcatatattaaattagtCAACATAATTAGTTACAATCTAACTAGCtcatttagaaaaagaaaaaatagttaGTAAAAACTGCCTTAGTAGTATAAACTACCCTATCTtgtaataaaaaacttaaaactgtcTTACAGTGAAAATAACTcattttagttcataacaattgaaacagagagagtacgtgcattaaagggcattaaaagctccaaacagttcgtacaaggttgttcccactattcatggcaatggcaatattgtaaatacttaaagaaaatgaggttgagaccgtaaagaagccattttcgaaaaacaaaaaaaaataaaaagttaatggcattttcgtagataaaatgcaggtGTGgagttaaaaactcaaaaaaaaaatgagtcaaaagaaaatgttagttttctgtttgacttcaagttttgagtcacttttgtaAAAAGCCTTTCTTTAGCCCGTTGAACCATTGAGATATCAAAAATGGATGAAGAAAATTAATGATTACTagagaaaattgaaaaaatcaGTTTCCTATTCATGGTTGTTTCCGACTTTTACATCCAGTTTCTTATAgagttatttggttatttttttgttaattattatgGTTGGCTTAGAACATCAAAAACTTTGTAAGACCACCTGCAACGGTGAAAACAAACGAATCTTTAgctaaaaaaattagtataaaatGCTGTAAATCCCACGTTTTTTGGTTTTAGTGCCAACAAAACCTTTTCTACTCCTTCGCTAAAGATCAATCTTCTGCCAGCAACGTTACTGTACACAGACTTCTGAACCTGTAATTGACTGtcttttttattcttaaattgaaaaaaataataataaaataatataaaaatatctaggTTATAGAACCACCAGAATAACACCGTTGCTGCTGCTCTAAAGCTAAACAAAACCTTTCGTTACAATGTTGGTAACATTACCTAACGTTAAGAGAATATTACGATATTCAGGCCCAAAACACCAAATAACGCAAACGCGATAAGTAAAACAGAAGGCCTAATGGGTTAGAGGACGCTCATGCGTTTAGGAACCCTTTTTTATTTCAGTTTCTTGGATCGAAGAAGACACGAACAACGTCCATAATCTGAGCTCGACAAATCGGGCATTTCCCTCCACTCCAGTGTAGTTCATTGGCACATTTCAAGCACGTGCACATATGTCCGCACATGTACAAAACCGCTTCGACCTGCGTTTCGTCGCAGACGCAGCATTTGCGTTTCATAGGGTTTTCTCCGTGGACTGACTGTTGCAAGCTCGCGTTAGCATCCAAACATGTTTTGACAGAGTCTCGTAGTAACGACATTTCTTGGTGAAGCTGTTGGATTTGTGCTCTCATGTCACTTATAAGCTCCATTTCCTGAAAATGTTTTTAAGCGATTCAAAGGTTTGTACTTACTAGTGCGGTTGCGAGTTTCTATaaaataacaagaaaatgaaacaatacTTACGGGTGATAGAGGGTGAACAGACAAGACAGGAGTGGAAGTTACTTCAGTGTCTTGAGAACTCCATGATCCGGTAGGAGACGATGCAAAAATATGCGAGGAAGATCGGCTCGAGTCATCTCTATCTTCTTGCTCTTCGCCTTCTGTCAatggctcttcttcttcttcttcttccgcgACCTCATTGttctgttcttcctcttcttcttgttgctgtTCCCATTTGTCAGAGGGTTTATTCGAGAGTGTCTGAACACGGGACATCATGAGCCTGTCAATCTGTTCTCGTAACCCGCTCTCGAGAAAGTCTGTAACCGTTCTTCTGTAAAATACcaagaaaatacatttttcttTAGTCAATGGTTCAAATAAAGAATATTGATTTGATGTTAATTACCGTTCAAGGAGTCTACGTATGTCCTCTTTATCAGAACGAGTGTTCATTACTTCCAGGTACCGCGACTTCCTAAGTTCCTCCCAGTAACTTCTAGGTCGTGATATTTCGCTAAGCCAGTCATTGTTCGTTTCTCCGTAATAATAATGCTCCTCTTCATAATACTCTTCTTGATAGTCCCATCCATTCAAATAGGATGTTTCGTGTTGCTCAAGACACTGATCCACCTTGTTACTCTCGTGTACCACACCTTGTGTCTCCGGAGCTTCTTGCACACGATCTTCCATTTTGTTCTCAATTTGATTCTGGATTGATTTTGGAGTTTTGCTCTGATTTGCTTTTCCTTCTTTATCTTCGACCTTGTTATCATTCCAAGTTTCTTGCAACTGAAGGCAATTAATGTTTGCTTCAACTGTTCCATTTACAGTTTCTTTTCCCTTACATAAGGTTGTGTCTACTGCAGCGAAAGAAGCTTCTTGATTAATCCCGCCTTTCTTCAGCCTTGTGCTCTCTGTAGGTACTTCTGTTTCTGCTGCAGCAGCTCCGTTAGCGCGAAACTTCTCCCTGCGTTGCGATTTAAAAGGTTAAGGATCACAAAAAGTAAACGCTGAGAACTAAACTCAAGTACTTGAAACAAACAGAAAAGAAGACTATGAATAAAAACCTTAAACGCAGAACTTCAGAGCCTGATTCGAAACGGTTTAACTTGCTCGTTTTTGCGTTAGACTGGTAATGATCTCGAATCGCTAGACAGCGTTTGAAGTTCCTTAGCCTTAGCATTGActgaatttagaaaaaaaaaagagacaaagaAATGAGATTTGACATTGTAACAAAAGACGGTATTGGGATGGATTATAAAAACgtcattaaaattaaaataggaaataacatattttttaccTGGAGGCGGCCACGTCGAGCAAACCTAGAAACTGCGTTACGTTGATGAAGCCAATCCAATTCGCGGTTGCGATCCCGCTCCATTCGCATAAGCAGATCGGTGAACGCTTGCCTTCCTCGGAGTCTCGGCGAGCAACTAACCGTGCTTTTCTGCGAGCATGACGAGATGTAAGTTCTCGGCGTTCTGATGATCGAGAGTCCACCCCCGCTGGAGATTAGCTTCTTTTCATTGCTAAGCCTCTTAATTAAGTCAGCGACTCGACCGGAACCGGAATCAGAAACCGAACCGTGTGACCTAGACTCAATCTCCACATCACCATTCTCAGCTCCCGACTCATCAGAAGACGGAGATTCCGAAAAACAAGAATCTTGAACGCTGACTCCTGAATCGCCCCGGTTACTAGCCACCGTGGACTGGTTATGGCTCGGCGAGTTTCCGCCGCTGGATGGGTTTAGCCTCGCCTCCCATATCTGCACCAAAGAAGAAGCTACGTTTCTCTCACATTTCTCCATCCTCGAAACAGATTCTTCTACGGTAGATGCAATAACACGCGATTTTCTAACGGTTGGTTTATCCTTCTTTTCATTAAGAGTCTTGATCCAAGAATCGACCAAGTTCTCTGAATTCTCGTGGGATGCTGCGGAAGATCTAAAGAGCTCGTGACGATGATGATGGTCTTTCGCCGGAGCTTTCAGATTGTTCTTGCAAACGAAGGCGTTTTGATTACGATCTCTAAGGATACAACCGAACCGTTGGGACGAAGAAGATATCTCCATATGTTTTACGAATCAAATACTCATTCGTGTTTTATTAACCGATCGAAGGGTTTACAGAACAGCTCTCTGTTTATGTGTTTCTACAAGaggaagtaaaaaaaaaggaggAGAGAATCGTTTTGGGTTAGTGAAGACACTGAATCTTCTCGTAGAAACAgagaaaattaaaaacagaacaaaacaagCGGTGGAGAAAATACGAGGAACGGAacgatgaagaagaaaacaaaaaccaatGAAACAGTAATGTGCTTATCTGTTTAGTAGTAAAttgacttttcttttcttttttgccaCCACCGCTAAAATAAAATGTGTCCTAAAATACCTCTGTTTTGTCCCTTGAACGTTGGAACGTGTCTGTAaaataaggaaataaagaaATGAGGTGTAATAacagaagatgaagatgagagaTTGTTGAGGTTCTCGAGAAAGAAAAGCTATCGTGGCTAAGCGTCAAATTGGTTAAATACTAGTCATAAAAAGCTGTAGTTTCGGATATTAAATTAAATGGTAATTGTGCACAGATGTCGCTTTTCTTGGTAAACGCATTTAattactactccctctgtttcataataagtgtcattctgagctcattttcttattacacaaagagtgttactttacaattccaatataaattatactaactttcagctaaaaactaattgcaaactgcattgattttataaataattttatttatttaaaacaatattggtcaaagaggtataattaattacaatttacatatatttcaacaactttcttaatctgtgtgaaaaatgttacaacgacactctttaaaaaaCGGAGAGAGGGAGTAGtaattaacaattattatttgGAGAAGGCTCCTAAATGCGAGAGTCAAAATGGAGCCGTTTGGGGATTTAGCCGTTGGCGAGTGGGAACCATGCACTTTCTTGATTTCTTCCACGTCTTTATTCGAATTGTTTAGAAAAAGAACGTAGAAtgaataaacattttaaatacaaaatattactacttttttttttcaaaataaaaaaataatgtaaataagaacaattcaaaaataataatagaaacgACTATTACATGAAGGTTTTATGTTACAATTTGCACgaaaatttattagtttatgttttattagTTCAAAAACTaggatatatttatttaaattaaaatcaaactgtttatatatgacaaatttttcattaatataaatatgttcaGTACTatgttaaaatttgaaaaacattcaaatattagaaactatatttaaacatatatttttaatttaaaatatttaattatattttgatatttagtttataatagaaaaaatgttttcattttcagaagttttattgtattaatttataatcaattatctaatatCATaccattaatataaattaatttttaatcatatacaattatatataaaaattattaaaagtattaaattaattttaaccgCTTTAACTTTTGTGTGAGAATTCATAAGTaaaaaatcacttcataaataacagtatatatcattattttattgtgttcacatttttagaaacaatatttttttgttattcgaAACCAGTTTTTTTTCCtaactaaaattttagtatGTATTCGGATCCAAAATCTGAACCTTAATTCtatccaaaaaattaaaaactgaactgaatataatatattctaACAGGAATcgaattagaaaaaaattggataCTTGAAACCGATTAGCTATATCCATTACCCGTTATATAGTATAGGCGTGAACAAAAAAACgaatcgaaccgaaccaaccgagccgatccgaatcaaaccaaaatcTATTATCAAATTGtttggtttaagattttccCAATCcaaaccaaccaaaccgaaaccGATCCGAATCGAACCGATtaaccaatatatttttattattatttgaattaaaCATCTTAGCAATATACCAAAATATAAGACTAAAATCACTATTAACTTTGTTAAcaatttttgtttctaaatttttctatttattttagttaactttagttttatcgtgtttttatatttttttgtatttttggagGTTTTTGTTTCAGGTTTATATtggatttaatttatataatttttttttcacaataaCATGATTTTCTGAccatatgtttatgttttaaaacatgatttctcttaaaaaactaaattcaaAGAAACCTGATTGAACTGAACTGAAATACAAACCGAATCGAAACcaatccaaaccgaaccgaaactgATCTAAACCAAACTAATTATGGTTTACTTCAGTTGGAAAATTATAGAACCCgaattacccaaaccaaaccaaactcaaaCCGAACCGTAAAATAAccaaagtgcccacccctaatatATAGGCTGAGcatttttctgttaaatttgatttgattcattatTCGTTTGTATTTGATCCGAAAATTCTAGATATCCGTAAaatttcgaagcaaagcaaatactaaaaatagATATCCGTTAAAATTTATAgcaatcacaaatattaaaaatttgggaagcgaatatccgctCCGCTCCGACagtatataaatacatatatatcttgattatatttaaagttgtaaatatataaaattatgtaattattattctaacatatgatttgataaattgtattcacattattacttatataaaggtattacataaaagaaaataaaaatttatgg
The Raphanus sativus cultivar WK10039 chromosome 1, ASM80110v3, whole genome shotgun sequence DNA segment above includes these coding regions:
- the LOC108830519 gene encoding uncharacterized protein LOC108830519 — its product is MEISSSSQRFGCILRDRNQNAFVCKNNLKAPAKDHHHRHELFRSSAASHENSENLVDSWIKTLNEKKDKPTVRKSRVIASTVEESVSRMEKCERNVASSLVQIWEARLNPSSGGNSPSHNQSTVASNRGDSGVSVQDSCFSESPSSDESGAENGDVEIESRSHGSVSDSGSGRVADLIKRLSNEKKLISSGGGLSIIRTPRTYISSCSQKSTVSCSPRLRGRQAFTDLLMRMERDRNRELDWLHQRNAVSRFARRGRLQSMLRLRNFKRCLAIRDHYQSNAKTSKLNRFESGSEVLRLREKFRANGAAAAETEVPTESTRLKKGGINQEASFAAVDTTLCKGKETVNGTVEANINCLQLQETWNDNKVEDKEGKANQSKTPKSIQNQIENKMEDRVQEAPETQGVVHESNKVDQCLEQHETSYLNGWDYQEEYYEEEHYYYGETNNDWLSEISRPRSYWEELRKSRYLEVMNTRSDKEDIRRLLERRTVTDFLESGLREQIDRLMMSRVQTLSNKPSDKWEQQQEEEEEQNNEVAEEEEEEEPLTEGEEQEDRDDSSRSSSHIFASSPTGSWSSQDTEVTSTPVLSVHPLSPEMELISDMRAQIQQLHQEMSLLRDSVKTCLDANASLQQSVHGENPMKRKCCVCDETQVEAVLYMCGHMCTCLKCANELHWSGGKCPICRAQIMDVVRVFFDPRN